tttttaataaactttaaatgATGGTAAGAATGTAGTGATATTTCAACGATATTTATTCAGgtcaatttaaataaaaatatgttaaaatattttgtccTTAGGATTTAATTATGTGATTCTTAatttactaaatattttgtgCGGATAATATTTAGCGTAAATGTTTCATTGTTACAATATCTATGACATCACCAATATTTTactacttttaatttattttagtttgaaatcaaaattattctattataatatatattatacgataatttttataactgtaatactattttcaatatatttttattaaaattttattaatttttttttctaattttaaattttatttgttgtaaatatggattaattactttttttaatttatttttttatttaatataaattgtaacaaaaataatataaaatttttgtttaataaaactaaCTGAATTAATAGTTTTgtcttataataaaattcaatGTACCTAattattatgatataaaataattaaattgttacttataaaaaaaatagtaaaattgaTTCTTAATATAACtgagaaaaattaaaataaatagaaataagATTACTGGGGATATTTTTTTACGAGattgaaacttttttatttttttcccTAGTATTTCAAGTTTAGTATCTTTGTTTAGATAAATGGCAACAAGAGGGgcattaattataattgaaGGCATTGATAGAAGTGGAAAATCTACACAATCTGAACGCTTAGTTGAATATTTATCTTCAAAAGGATTAAAAACTCGTTTACAAAGAATTCCAGGTActtgtataaatttaatctatttaatttatatttaaatttttagaacGTAATGAACCATTGACAGGAcctattattgataaatttctTCAAACAGCTACATCAGTAGAACAAAGTAAGAATACTTTACATTTGCTGTTTTCAGCCAATCGTTGGGCCATAATTGATCAAATTAAAGAATGTTTGAATAATGGTGAAAATGTTGTTTGTGATCGATATGTCTATTCAGGAATTTCATATTCATTGGCAAAAGGACTTGAAAAGAAATGGGTTGTTAGTTCAGATGTTGGATTACCTTCTCCagatattgttttattttttgatatttctCCAGAATCAACAAGAAACCGTGATGGTTTTGGTACTGAGGTATTTgagaaaaaagtttttcaaGATGTTGTTTATAatgaaatgaaaaatttaatgttaaaaaataaaaaactttgcaaggtaatttatatatgtctatatagttatataattttatgctTTTTTATAGATCATTAATGCTGATAGACCAATGGATGAAATAACAAAAGAAGTtcaacaaattatttttacaaattttgaTTCATTAAGTAAAGAACCACTAAGTTTTCTTAAAGAAGATGATTTGTTGTAGTAGAatttggtattttttttagtacaattatgttttttttttttaatttatatttgtaagTTATTTCAGCTTTgatcattatataaattaaattaaaaatattaaatttgacgctttttatattaaaatatttttataaaaattattttatacaaaataaaaaaatttataaatatatatatatatataattgcaTTAGTTACCAAACATCTGTCTGATATCTTTTTTGCCTTtctaatgtttttaataatttatatgattCATCCTCACTTAGTCCTCCTATCTTTTGGAAgatttgaataaatttattttgtacaTCTTTCGACATATTTTTTGCATCACcacatacatatatatatgcaCCGGCATCAATAATTTTCCAAATTTCTTCTCTTTTTTCCCAAAGAAGATTTTGAACATAAACTTTGTCTTTTCCAGGAATTCTAGAAAAGGCTACATTTAACGTTGTTAGTAAACCAGaactataataattttctaattcATCTTTATAGATATAGTCAATTTCAGGATTACGGCatccaaaaaataaatgcaTTTCACCCACCTCTTTTCCTTGTTCTTTTTGAGCTTTTCTTTCTTCTAAAAATCCTCTA
This Strongyloides ratti genome assembly S_ratti_ED321, chromosome : 2 DNA region includes the following protein-coding sequences:
- a CDS encoding Thymidylate kinase produces the protein MATRGALIIIEGIDRSGKSTQSERLVEYLSSKGLKTRLQRIPERNEPLTGPIIDKFLQTATSVEQSKNTLHLLFSANRWAIIDQIKECLNNGENVVCDRYVYSGISYSLAKGLEKKWVVSSDVGLPSPDIVLFFDISPESTRNRDGFGTEVFEKKVFQDVVYNEMKNLMLKNKKLCKIINADRPMDEITKEVQQIIFTNFDSLSKEPLSFLKEDDLL